In Haloimpatiens massiliensis, the following are encoded in one genomic region:
- the rsgA gene encoding ribosome small subunit-dependent GTPase A, translating to MNKFDLKELGLKDNIIKEFKSLYEGMYLGRVACEQKNYYKVITEKGVISARVSGKIMYNACSIASYPAVGDWVAMDRDEDSQGEAIIHGTLERYSKFSRKTVGPKDDEQIIAVNIDIVFITMSLNNNFNLRRLERYISTAWESGAKPIVLLTKADLCEDLDEKLLEVSKVAIGVDILVVSSLTNEGIDKVKDYITKGKTVAFIGSSGVGKSTLINKFLGYEKMKVSEIRECDGKGRHTTTYRELLVIPKGGVVIDTPGMRELPIMDIEDGIESAFRDIEELTINCRFGNCTHNEEPGCAVKEAISKGIISEKRYKSYIKLKKEAEFMAKKEKIKKVKESKKGKMKKNSCKKDFKETI from the coding sequence TTGAATAAATTTGATTTGAAAGAATTGGGATTGAAGGATAATATAATAAAGGAATTTAAAAGTTTATATGAGGGTATGTATTTAGGTAGAGTGGCTTGTGAGCAAAAAAATTATTATAAAGTCATTACAGAAAAAGGAGTTATAAGTGCTAGAGTTTCAGGTAAAATAATGTATAATGCCTGTAGTATAGCTTCTTATCCAGCGGTGGGAGATTGGGTAGCTATGGATAGAGATGAGGACTCTCAAGGAGAGGCTATAATTCATGGGACACTTGAAAGGTACAGCAAATTTTCAAGAAAAACTGTTGGACCTAAAGATGATGAGCAGATAATAGCTGTAAATATAGATATTGTATTTATAACCATGTCTCTTAATAATAATTTTAATTTGAGAAGACTTGAGAGATATATAAGCACTGCATGGGAAAGTGGAGCAAAGCCAATTGTACTGCTTACAAAGGCTGATTTATGTGAAGATTTAGATGAAAAACTACTAGAAGTTTCGAAGGTAGCAATTGGTGTAGATATATTAGTGGTAAGTAGCTTGACTAATGAAGGTATAGATAAAGTTAAGGACTATATTACTAAGGGGAAAACAGTGGCGTTTATAGGTTCATCTGGTGTTGGAAAATCCACTCTTATAAATAAGTTTCTTGGATATGAGAAAATGAAGGTTTCAGAAATTAGAGAGTGTGATGGAAAAGGAAGGCATACCACTACTTATAGAGAATTGTTGGTGATTCCTAAGGGCGGAGTAGTTATAGATACCCCAGGTATGAGGGAACTTCCTATTATGGATATAGAGGATGGAATAGAAAGTGCTTTTAGGGATATAGAAGAATTAACTATTAATTGTAGGTTTGGAAACTGTACTCATAATGAAGAACCTGGTTGTGCTGTTAAAGAAGCTATTAGTAAAGGTATAATATCTGAAAAACGATATAAAAGTTATATTAAACTTAAAAAAGAAGCGGAGTTCATGGCAAAAAAGGAGAAAATAAAAAAGGTTAAAGAATCTAAAAAGGGTAAGATGAAGAAAAATTCTTGCAAAAAAGATTTTAAAGAAACTATATGA
- a CDS encoding DUF4179 domain-containing protein, which translates to MNKDGLTLEEKDLYKLFNEIEIDESEFDDESEKVSTIEKERMKKKLHKKINNNKRKSILKYGSVAAAISLVCLIGVGKAAPSFAKDVPILNSIIQALNANMGVYEENSKYSEVINKSIEDNGVTFTLNDIIADDSKIIVSYTIKSDKKIRDLHGVGLGRFLEINNQYFASTGDGVGQYIDDYTYVGKEELSISPFQIPKKCKINLDIDEIGDVKGKWNLAFTTSKDEIYKESVTFKPNTKVDFPQSTVNVNKVTFSPMGTYISVNGNYKDESVKKPFDVGVFDYFYWMIYDDNGEQIVSRSIGGGTIDMNKPTFQSQMEYNRVNHIPKYLTVVPCKVNPYKGSVMGSYKDGKEVTKVNKEGYEFKEVSSIIDGAYPKELSQGKIGKIVVNNIKVEDDKTIVNFTAKGKAPYLQSSEVYIKDQRGERVSVKMPLAAMNPEKPNEYTIVYEALKPNEKYSICTSDLSNVEVREDLKFKIELNK; encoded by the coding sequence ATGAATAAGGATGGTTTAACATTGGAAGAGAAAGATTTATATAAATTGTTTAATGAAATAGAAATAGATGAAAGTGAGTTTGATGATGAGTCTGAAAAGGTAAGTACTATTGAAAAGGAGAGAATGAAGAAAAAGCTTCATAAAAAAATTAATAATAATAAGAGAAAATCAATATTAAAGTATGGTTCGGTAGCGGCGGCTATAAGCTTGGTATGTTTAATAGGTGTAGGAAAGGCGGCACCATCTTTTGCAAAGGATGTACCAATCCTTAATTCTATTATACAAGCACTTAATGCAAATATGGGTGTTTATGAAGAAAATAGTAAATATTCTGAGGTAATAAACAAAAGTATTGAAGATAATGGAGTGACATTTACTTTAAATGATATAATAGCGGATGATTCAAAAATAATAGTAAGTTACACTATAAAAAGTGATAAAAAAATTAGAGATTTACATGGAGTTGGTTTGGGGAGATTTTTAGAAATAAATAACCAATATTTCGCATCAACAGGAGATGGTGTAGGACAATATATAGATGATTATACTTATGTTGGTAAGGAAGAGCTTAGTATTAGCCCATTTCAAATTCCTAAAAAATGCAAAATCAATCTTGATATAGATGAAATAGGGGATGTAAAGGGAAAGTGGAATTTAGCCTTTACCACTTCAAAGGATGAAATATATAAAGAAAGTGTTACGTTTAAACCAAATACTAAAGTGGATTTTCCACAGAGTACAGTAAATGTAAATAAGGTTACTTTTTCTCCCATGGGAACTTATATTTCAGTAAATGGAAATTATAAAGATGAAAGTGTTAAAAAACCTTTTGATGTTGGGGTGTTTGATTATTTCTATTGGATGATTTATGACGATAATGGAGAACAAATTGTATCAAGGAGCATAGGCGGTGGAACCATTGACATGAATAAGCCAACTTTTCAATCTCAAATGGAATATAATAGAGTGAACCATATTCCTAAGTATTTGACTGTTGTACCATGTAAAGTTAATCCTTATAAAGGCAGTGTAATGGGTTCTTATAAAGATGGTAAAGAAGTTACAAAAGTAAATAAGGAGGGGTATGAATTTAAAGAAGTTAGCAGTATCATAGATGGAGCATATCCTAAAGAACTTTCTCAAGGTAAAATAGGAAAAATTGTAGTGAATAATATAAAAGTAGAAGATGATAAGACTATAGTTAATTTTACAGCAAAGGGAAAAGCACCGTATCTTCAATCTTCTGAAGTTTATATAAAGGATCAGAGGGGAGAAAGAGTTTCAGTAAAAATGCCTTTAGCAGCAATGAACCCAGAAAAGCCTAATGAATATACTATAGTATATGAAGCCTTAAAGCCTAATGAAAAATATAGCATTTGTACAAGTGATCTTTCTAATGTGGAAGTAAGAGAAGACTTGAAGTTTAAAATTGAACTTAATAAATAG